In Sulfuracidifex metallicus DSM 6482 = JCM 9184, a single window of DNA contains:
- a CDS encoding CDGSH iron-sulfur domain-containing protein, translating to MARFVKHEEKGPYQIKASSGEVFYVCGCGLSKNKPFCDGSHKRTLDEDGIFVYEGEKRVKIV from the coding sequence ATGGCAAGATTCGTAAAACATGAGGAAAAGGGTCCGTACCAGATTAAAGCCTCTAGCGGAGAAGTTTTTTACGTTTGCGGCTGCGGTCTCTCAAAAAATAAACCGTTCTGCGACGGAAGTCACAAGAGGACTTTAGACGAAGACGGAATTTTCGTATACGAAGGCGAAAAGAGAGTTAAGATAGTTTGA
- a CDS encoding helix-turn-helix domain-containing protein, with product MEFSQGSEDGEICPVVSAIESVGTEARLLVLHYLFDGEKGFNELLRVTKLSSKTLSLTLKFLESKGIVEREVVSTRPFKVIYRLTEKGYDLKPVFDELGRWGKKWNDSLVEMREEK from the coding sequence ATGGAATTTAGTCAAGGTAGTGAAGACGGAGAAATCTGCCCTGTAGTCTCGGCCATAGAGTCAGTCGGTACTGAGGCGAGACTTTTGGTGCTTCATTACTTGTTCGATGGAGAGAAGGGATTTAACGAGTTACTTAGAGTAACGAAGTTGAGCTCAAAAACCCTTTCACTTACGTTAAAGTTCTTGGAATCCAAGGGAATAGTAGAAAGGGAGGTAGTGAGCACTAGACCTTTTAAGGTGATCTATAGGTTAACTGAGAAGGGTTACGACCTCAAGCCAGTCTTCGACGAACTTGGAAGGTGGGGAAAGAAGTGGAACGATTCCCTCGTCGAGATGAGGGAAGAGAAATGA
- the cas6 gene encoding CRISPR-associated endoribonuclease Cas6 yields the protein MRLCMGMKYIKGTIPQHYNHYVQAAFYNKLPTVIAESLHERGFQEGPRKFKLFTFSRLMGDFERENDGLKFDPKSNVYLCFSSPMEIIVKEMAKTIMEDPVFRIGKGEFYVDSMKVRDETVSEGQFYTLSPVTIYKHVEDGVRYISPYEAEFQHLASLNAERKLMAIIGRKPTTPLRVVPLQVRSVGVRYKKNYIIAWKGKFTITGPSSLIKVIYEAGLGSKNSQGFGMLEVEGKSVRD from the coding sequence ATGAGACTTTGTATGGGAATGAAGTACATTAAAGGAACTATTCCTCAACACTATAACCATTACGTGCAGGCAGCGTTCTACAACAAGTTACCTACAGTCATTGCAGAGTCCTTGCATGAGAGAGGCTTTCAAGAGGGACCGAGAAAGTTCAAACTTTTCACCTTCTCGAGGTTAATGGGGGATTTCGAGAGAGAGAATGATGGTTTAAAGTTCGACCCTAAGTCTAACGTATACCTTTGCTTTTCTTCACCAATGGAAATCATAGTCAAGGAAATGGCTAAGACTATCATGGAGGATCCCGTATTTAGAATAGGTAAGGGAGAGTTTTACGTAGATAGCATGAAGGTTAGGGACGAGACGGTAAGCGAGGGACAGTTTTACACTCTGTCCCCTGTAACCATATACAAGCATGTAGAAGATGGAGTTAGATATATTTCTCCATACGAGGCTGAATTTCAACACTTAGCGTCACTCAATGCTGAGAGGAAACTGATGGCCATAATTGGAAGGAAACCTACAACTCCCCTTAGAGTAGTCCCATTGCAGGTCAGGAGCGTTGGAGTAAGATATAAGAAAAATTACATAATAGCATGGAAAGGAAAATTCACGATAACTGGACCATCATCCTTGATCAAGGTAATTTATGAGGCTGGATTAGGCAGCAAGAATAGTCAAGGGTTTGGCATGCTTGAGGTTGAAGGAAAAAGCGTAAGGGATTAA
- a CDS encoding transposase: MKRNAKLTPYWLYLKLDGEGVWYPIQFGDKQKEMIDNALSDDGEWSLQQIELVKRDKEWYVYFTLEKPFKNYEPKTPIGIDLGERNLATVVALVNGKPTKGTFFKGSKIKEVRHKYFNIRRELQEKKRLDVIKRLRGKEKRIVNHELHKIAKDIVEYAKQFPSPVIVMEKLTGIRGSFKKGKKLNRRFHSLPFRTLQKMVEYKAKIQGIEVAYINPKNTSRTCHRCGYITQTDGREYHCPKCGLTYNRDLNASINIARALTRGTGRGYVNTPKGK; this comes from the coding sequence GTGAAGAGGAACGCTAAACTAACCCCTTACTGGTTGTACCTCAAGCTTGATGGTGAAGGTGTGTGGTATCCAATACAGTTCGGTGATAAACAGAAAGAGATGATAGATAATGCTCTCTCCGATGATGGCGAATGGTCTTTACAACAAATTGAACTCGTGAAGAGGGACAAAGAGTGGTACGTCTACTTCACTCTAGAAAAGCCATTCAAGAATTACGAGCCAAAAACACCTATAGGGATTGATTTAGGTGAAAGAAACTTAGCCACAGTTGTTGCACTGGTGAACGGAAAGCCCACGAAAGGAACTTTCTTCAAAGGGTCGAAGATTAAGGAAGTTAGACACAAGTACTTCAACATTAGGAGGGAACTGCAAGAAAAGAAGAGGCTGGACGTGATCAAGAGATTAAGAGGTAAAGAGAAGAGGATAGTGAACCATGAGCTTCACAAGATCGCTAAGGACATCGTGGAATATGCAAAACAGTTTCCCTCCCCTGTGATAGTTATGGAGAAACTCACTGGGATTAGAGGGAGCTTTAAGAAGGGTAAGAAGCTAAACAGGAGGTTTCACTCACTACCTTTTAGGACGCTACAGAAGATGGTGGAGTACAAAGCCAAGATACAAGGGATCGAGGTAGCGTACATCAATCCTAAGAACACATCTAGGACTTGCCATAGGTGTGGGTACATTACCCAAACTGACGGTAGGGAATATCACTGCCCCAAGTGTGGTCTGACTTACAACCGTGATTTGAATGCATCCATAAACATAGCCCGTGCCTTAACGAGAGGTACGGGTCGGGGGTACGTAAACACCCCTAAGGGGAAATGA